The proteins below come from a single Chitinophaga pinensis DSM 2588 genomic window:
- the pyrE gene encoding orotate phosphoribosyltransferase, whose amino-acid sequence MSKISEKQVAEKLLQIQAVKLRPSEPFTWASGWKSPIYCDNRKILSYPYVRDYVKSELCNVVFETFQDAAVLAGVATGGIPLGALVADQLKLPFIYVRAKAKEHGMGNLIEGVLQPGQPVVVVEDLISTGKSSLEAVNAIRAAGGEVIGMVSIFNYGFDIAVKAFEEAKVPYYSLSNYSALIELAVEKGMVSADEQATLEAWRSAPDKWNAAPAV is encoded by the coding sequence ATGAGTAAGATCAGCGAAAAACAGGTGGCAGAGAAACTGCTACAGATACAGGCGGTAAAATTGCGTCCGTCAGAGCCATTCACATGGGCATCTGGCTGGAAATCTCCTATTTACTGCGACAACCGTAAGATATTATCTTATCCTTATGTGCGCGACTATGTAAAGTCTGAGTTGTGCAATGTGGTATTTGAAACGTTCCAGGATGCGGCGGTATTAGCCGGCGTGGCTACCGGTGGTATTCCATTGGGCGCCCTGGTGGCAGATCAGCTGAAGCTGCCTTTTATATATGTAAGAGCGAAGGCGAAGGAACACGGTATGGGCAACCTGATCGAGGGTGTATTACAGCCGGGTCAGCCTGTCGTGGTGGTAGAAGACCTTATTTCTACCGGTAAGAGTAGTCTGGAGGCAGTGAATGCGATCCGTGCAGCCGGTGGTGAGGTAATTGGTATGGTTTCTATTTTCAACTACGGATTTGATATTGCGGTTAAGGCATTCGAAGAGGCGAAAGTACCTTACTATTCACTGAGCAACTACAGTGCATTGATTGAGCTGGCAGTTGAAAAGGGAATGGTATCGGCTGACGAGCAGGCTACGCTGGAAGCATGGAGGAGTGCGCCGGATAAGTGGAATGCAGCACCAGCTGTTTAA
- a CDS encoding NUDIX hydrolase yields MQTDTVIYLNERPLLITATHQGIPEIYKDATLYTEPDAATIESVLQALETGKSESAIFIHPDTPALLEQVKGYFHVLVAAGGLITNQEEEVLLMFRRGKWDLPKGKQDPGENLETAALREVAEETGLHNVTLEHKIGETFHFYTWKEKRTLKHTYWYKMKFTGTELTVPQIEEDIVDIQWIKPEHLGKYLKFSYQNIIDVFAKDGYAV; encoded by the coding sequence ATGCAAACAGATACAGTTATTTATCTCAATGAACGTCCGCTGCTGATCACGGCTACCCATCAGGGAATCCCTGAAATATACAAAGATGCAACTTTGTATACGGAGCCGGACGCTGCTACTATAGAATCGGTATTACAGGCCCTAGAGACAGGCAAATCTGAATCTGCCATTTTCATCCATCCGGATACGCCTGCCCTGCTGGAACAGGTAAAAGGATACTTTCACGTGCTGGTAGCTGCCGGCGGCCTGATCACCAACCAGGAAGAAGAAGTATTACTGATGTTCCGCCGTGGTAAATGGGATCTGCCAAAAGGCAAACAGGATCCGGGAGAAAACCTGGAAACAGCCGCCCTCAGAGAAGTGGCCGAAGAAACAGGACTACATAACGTCACACTGGAGCATAAAATCGGGGAAACCTTCCATTTCTATACCTGGAAAGAAAAGAGAACGCTGAAACACACTTACTGGTATAAAATGAAATTCACCGGCACAGAACTGACCGTTCCGCAGATAGAAGAAGATATTGTCGATATACAGTGGATTAAACCGGAGCACCTGGGTAAATACCTGAAGTTCTCCTATCAGAATATTATAGACGTCTTCGCAAAAGATGGCTATGCAGTATAA
- a CDS encoding LEA type 2 family protein, with translation MKFFRLGIIILTIWGVASSCEKAKDLEFVRVAGINFDNLGFSKSIVRLTLAYYNPNNFKLKLKDASFDLFMDDNLVGHSLQDTMIAIPAKDTFYFPVKLEVNMENVFKNALGALMNKEVTIKATGNCKVGKGGVYLPFPIKCETKQPIKFF, from the coding sequence ATGAAGTTTTTCAGACTCGGCATTATCATCTTAACGATCTGGGGCGTAGCGAGTTCATGTGAGAAAGCCAAAGATCTTGAATTTGTAAGAGTGGCAGGCATCAACTTCGACAACCTCGGCTTTTCTAAAAGTATTGTCCGGTTGACCCTGGCATATTACAATCCTAACAATTTTAAACTCAAATTGAAGGACGCATCTTTTGATCTTTTTATGGACGACAACCTGGTCGGCCATTCTCTACAGGATACCATGATCGCAATCCCGGCAAAAGACACCTTTTACTTCCCCGTAAAGTTGGAAGTAAATATGGAAAACGTCTTTAAAAATGCTTTAGGCGCCCTCATGAATAAAGAGGTGACCATCAAGGCAACCGGCAATTGTAAAGTAGGCAAAGGCGGCGTATACCTGCCATTCCCTATCAAATGCGAAACAAAACAGCCAATCAAGTTTTTCTGA
- a CDS encoding heavy-metal-associated domain-containing protein, with translation MRIIKLVLVLLFTGIGVTMAQTKKGTLVTAKVNTPTVQCEQCKNRIERYLSREEGVQSSKVDFKKGITTVKFFSDRTNIENVKTAIANAGYDADNVTANEEAYTKLPTCCKKPEDGGHSDKKH, from the coding sequence ATGCGTATCATCAAATTAGTATTGGTATTATTATTTACGGGTATCGGTGTTACAATGGCCCAGACTAAAAAAGGTACATTGGTAACTGCCAAGGTGAATACCCCTACTGTGCAGTGCGAGCAATGTAAAAATCGCATTGAGAGATACCTGTCAAGAGAAGAAGGCGTTCAGTCTTCCAAAGTAGACTTCAAAAAAGGCATCACTACTGTAAAGTTCTTCAGTGATCGTACGAATATAGAGAACGTAAAAACTGCTATCGCAAATGCGGGGTACGACGCAGACAATGTCACTGCAAATGAAGAAGCTTACACTAAACTGCCCACCTGCTGTAAGAAGCCGGAAGATGGCGGCCACAGTGATAAGAAGCACTAA
- a CDS encoding hotdog fold thioesterase, protein MKPIWHSLDISLDQLNEYGNNTLSGHLGMEFTEIGPDYLRMIMPVNNQTKQPFGLLHGGASAALAETVGSVASSLIIDPKKQICVGLDINANHLKGVSEGYVHAIARPLHIGSTTHVWDIRICDDDNKLVCISRLTVAVRDKKA, encoded by the coding sequence ATGAAACCAATATGGCATTCTCTGGATATCTCCCTCGACCAGCTGAACGAATATGGTAATAATACTTTGTCCGGCCACCTGGGCATGGAATTCACAGAAATCGGTCCTGATTATCTGCGAATGATCATGCCGGTGAATAATCAGACAAAGCAGCCATTCGGTCTTTTACATGGCGGTGCATCTGCGGCGCTGGCGGAGACGGTGGGTAGTGTGGCTTCTTCATTGATCATTGATCCGAAGAAACAGATCTGTGTGGGACTGGATATCAATGCAAACCATCTCAAGGGGGTATCTGAAGGGTATGTACATGCGATCGCAAGACCATTACATATCGGGTCAACAACGCATGTATGGGATATCCGGATTTGTGACGATGACAATAAACTGGTATGTATCAGCCGCTTAACGGTGGCTGTAAGAGATAAAAAAGCTTAA
- the coaD gene encoding pantetheine-phosphate adenylyltransferase, translating into MKRICLFPGTFDPITLGHTDVIDRSLDLFDEIVVGVGVNAAKTPMFPLEQRIQWIREIYSDRPKVRVISYEGLTVNTCKEIGAQFILRGIRSIGDFEYEKAIADVNRMMDENIETIFLSCSPRYSTLASSLVRDVLRYGGDASQLLPANIIRQLKA; encoded by the coding sequence ATGAAACGTATTTGCTTATTCCCGGGCACTTTTGATCCGATCACGCTTGGGCATACGGATGTTATAGACCGTTCGCTGGACCTTTTCGATGAAATAGTAGTAGGTGTTGGCGTGAATGCTGCCAAGACGCCGATGTTCCCCCTGGAACAGCGTATACAATGGATCCGTGAGATCTATAGCGACAGGCCGAAGGTAAGAGTGATCTCTTATGAAGGACTGACAGTGAACACCTGTAAAGAGATCGGCGCGCAGTTTATTTTGCGCGGCATCCGCAGCATTGGCGACTTCGAATATGAGAAAGCGATCGCTGATGTGAACAGGATGATGGATGAAAATATCGAGACTATTTTTCTGAGCTGTTCGCCCCGTTATTCCACACTGGCTTCTTCGCTGGTGAGGGATGTGCTGCGTTATGGCGGCGATGCTTCCCAGCTGTTGCCGGCCAATATTATCAGGCAGCTCAAAGCATAA
- a CDS encoding RsmD family RNA methyltransferase, translating to MRIIGGEKGGLRFQPPANMPHTRPTTDIAKGGLFNILENNLEFSGLKTLDIFGGTGSISYELASRGVTDLTIVEKDPNMADFIQKTAKSLEVPVKLQRMDVFRYLEQCTEKFNFIFAGPPYALTTIDQLPLIVFERQLLEPEGWFVLEHTPRNNYKNYSYYRSERNYGTTIFSIFINREELKK from the coding sequence ATGCGTATAATCGGAGGCGAGAAGGGAGGATTGCGGTTTCAGCCGCCAGCAAATATGCCGCATACCCGTCCCACGACAGATATTGCGAAGGGCGGACTATTTAATATCCTTGAGAATAATCTGGAGTTCAGCGGACTGAAAACACTGGATATTTTCGGAGGAACAGGCAGTATCAGTTATGAGCTGGCGTCCAGGGGCGTGACCGACCTGACTATTGTGGAGAAAGATCCGAATATGGCGGACTTCATACAGAAGACGGCCAAATCACTGGAAGTACCCGTGAAGTTGCAGCGTATGGATGTGTTCAGATACCTTGAACAGTGTACGGAGAAATTCAACTTTATTTTTGCGGGTCCGCCTTACGCGCTGACCACCATTGACCAGTTGCCGCTGATTGTTTTCGAAAGACAGTTGCTGGAGCCGGAAGGTTGGTTTGTGCTGGAACATACCCCTCGTAATAACTACAAGAATTATTCATATTACCGTAGTGAACGTAACTATGGTACTACCATCTTTTCGATCTTCATTAACAGGGAGGAGCTGAAAAAATAA